In the genome of Streptomyces sp. P3, the window GCGGACCGAGCCCGGGCAGCCGCACGCCCATCGAGCAGCGGTAGGACGGGATCCGGTCCGTCACGCGGACGGCGCCCCACAGCCCGGAGAAGACGAGGATCGACCTGGCCGCGCGCCGCTTCGCCGCCGCGTCGAGGGAGGCCAGCCCGAGGGAGTCGTACAGGACACCGGTGTAGATCTCCCCGGCGGGGCGCGCCCCCGCCGTCCGCAGTCGCGTGTTCTTCGCGATCTCGCCGCGCAGCCCCTCGCTCAGTCCGAGCACCTCGCGCGCCTTCTCCTCGTCGGCCGCGCACAACTCGACCAACTCGTCGAGGACTGCCTCACGGGCCGCGCCCAGCCCCGGCAGTGACAGGGCCTCCGGCTTGAGCGGGGCACCGCGTCCGGAGGACGCCTTGCCTTCGGATGGCGGCAGCAGGACCAGCACGGGACATCTCCTTCGGTAGAGCTCTGCTGCGCCAGCGTACGGCGTGCCGCACACCGGCCTTCGCCCCGCTTCGACGCCCGCATCGCCGTCGCAGTCGCAGTCGGGTGGGCGACGACGGCTCCCCGAGGTGCTGTCCCGCGGGGAGCCGTCGTCGCCCGACTGCTGCCCCCTCTCCCCGCACCACCCGCCGACACCATCGCCCGCGCTCGCCAGCCCCGGCTGCGGGCTGAAGGGGGTGTCGACGAGGAGATATCGGTGGTGGAGTCGCCTGTCGCCTGTCGCCTGTCGCCTGACGCCTGACGCCCACCACCCACCGCCTGACGCCCACCGCCTGACGCCCACCGCCCACCGCCCGACGCCCACCGCCCGACGGCCATCGGGTGCGGACCAGTGCCGCGTTCGAGGTATGTGGGGGCGTCCCGGCATCTCCGGGGGCCACTCGCCGCGCTCACCCTTGACGGCTAACGGCGTTAGCCGTATGGTCGTGACATCGAGTCGGCTAACATCGTTAGCCCGATGGTTCGCACCACCGAGATTCAGTGGACGACGTCCAGGGGGCAGACATGAGCACGGCCACCACCAGCACGCGTATCAGTTCGCGCACCGGCTCGCGCAGCAACTTGCGCACCGGCTCCGGCTTCCGCAGCGTCCGACGCGCGGCCTGGCTGGCGAACGCCGTGTTCTGGTCGGCGTTCGCGGTACTGGAGTCCGTGAACCACGGCTGGCTCGCGGGCGGTCTCGCCCTCGTCTTCCTGATCCTGCCGGACCTCATGTTCCTGATCGGCCTCGGCGACGCGCCCCGCATGGCGAAAGGGCAGCTCCCGCCTCGGGCGGTGCCGTACTACAACACGATGCACCGCGCCGTGGTCCCGCTCGCTCTCATGGTCCTCTACACATTCGGGCCGTTCGTCGCCTGGCCCCCGCTGTTCGCGGCCCTGTGCGGCTGGCTCGCCCACATCTCGTACGACCGCGCGTTCGGCTACGGACTGCGCACCAAGGAGGGCTTCCAGGGTGACTGAGCGGCTCACGCCCCGCGCCCGCGAGATCGCGGCGGCCGCCCGGACCCTCCTGGAGGACTCCGGGCCCGCCGCGCTCACGATGCGCGCGCTCGCCGACCACCTCGGCATCAAGGCACCCTCTCTCTACAAGCACTTCCCCGACAAGCACGCCGTAGAGGTCGAACTGGTCGCGCAGATGCTGCAGGAGTCGGCGGCGGCGCTGGAGGCGGCCCAGACGCGCGAGCCGGGCTCCCTGCCCGCACTGGCACAGGCGTACCGCGCCTACGCCCTCGCCCACCCCCACCTCTACTGCCTGGCCACGGAACGCCCGCTGCCGCGCGCGGCCCTGCCCACCGGCCTGGAGGACCGGGCCGCGATGCCCCTGCTGCTGGCCTGTGACGGCGACCTGGACCTGGCGCGTGCGATCTGGGCCTTCGCCCACGGCATGGTGGTCCTGGAGATCCACGGCCGGTTTCCGGACGACGCCGACCTCCCGGCGGCATGGACACGCGGCCTGAAGGCGTTGCAGCGTTAGGTGCCTGGGTGCCTGGGTGCCTGGGTGCCTGGGTGCCTGGGTGGCCCGGAAGCCCAGGTGCCAGGAAGCCCAGGTGCCAGGAAGTCCAGGTGCCGGGGAGCCGGGAAAACCAGGTGCCAGGGAGAGCCGGCAGCCCAGGAGTCCTGGAGTCCAGGAGCCCAGGAGTCCCGGTACCCAAGAGGTACGAGGTCGCGAAGGCGCGGGCCGCGAGAGTACGCAGGGGGTGTCGGATGGGCCGTGAACAGGCGTCGTGGACCAGGGCGCGGCTGGGCCGTCACGGGCCGCCCCTCGACCTGCTCACCGCCCGCTTCGAGCGGCACGTCTACGCCCCGCACGCCCACGAGGAGTTCACCGTCGGCGTCTGCGTGGGCGGCTCGGAGATCATCGACTACCGCGGCGGCCACATCCGGACCGGTCCCGGCTCCGTCGTCGTCCTGGCCCCGGGCGAGACGCACACCGGCGGCCCGGGCGACGCCGTCGGCGGTTACGCCTACCGCGCGTTGTACGCAGGCCCCGCCCTCCTCACCGAGGGAACCCTCGGCGGTGTGCCGCACTTCCGTGAGCCTCTCCTCGACGACCCCGAACTGGCCACCGCTCTGCGCCGGGCGCACACGGACCTGTCCGCCTGCCCCGACCCGCTGGAGGCCGAGTCGCGCCTCCCGTGGCTGCTGACGGCCCTCGCCCGCCGTCACTCCACGGCCCGTCCGGTGTGCGACGCGATCCCCGGCGCCGAGCACATAGCCCGCGCCGTGCGGGCCCGCCTCGCCGACGAACTCCTCGCCCCGCCCTCACTGGCCGACCTGGCGACGGACCTGGGCCTGTCCCGCTACCAGCTCCTGCGCGCCTTCCGTACGACGACCGGCATGCCGCCGTACGCCTGGCTCGCCCAGCACCGGGTCGCCCGGGCCCGTGGCCTGCTGGAGTCGGGGCTGCGCCCCGCGGAGGTCGCCGGCCTGGTCGGCTTCGCGGACCAGGCACACCTCACCCGCTGGTTCCGTCGCGTCCTAGGCGTCACCCCGGCGGCGTACCGCAACAGCGTTCAAGACACCTGACCCGGGCCGCGTCGACACTGCGGGCATGACTGCACGCGGCTGGTTCCTGTTCTCCCTGATGGGAGTGATCTGGGGCATCCCCTATCTGTTGATCAAGGTTGCGGTGGAGGACCTCTCCCCGTCCATGGTGGTGTTCGTGCGCTGTGCGCTCGGCGCCCTCCTCCTGCTCCCGTTCGCACTCCGCCAGGGCGGCCTGATCAGCACCGTGCGGACGCACTGGGCGCCCATGCTGGCCTTCGCGTGCATCGAGATCATCGGCCCGTGGTTCACCCTCACGGACGCCGAACGGCACCTGTCGAGCTCCACCGCCGGCCTGCTGATCGCGGGCGTCCCGATCGTCGGAGTGCTGGCCGCCCGCTTCCTCGGCGACGCGGAGGTGCTGGGCGTACGCCGTGTCGCGGGCCTCGCCCTGGGCCTGGCCGGCGTCGGGGTCCTCACGGTCCCGCACCTGACGGGAGGGGACGCCCGCTCACTCGGTGAGGTCCTGCTGACGGTGCTGGGCTACGCCACGGCCCCCCTGATCGCGGCCCGCCGGCTGAAGGACGTCCCCACCCTCCAGCTCATCGTCCCCTGCCTGACCCTGGCGGCACTCGTCTACGCCCCGGCGGCGGCAGCCACCCGGCCCGCCGAACTCCCTGCCCCGTCGGTGCTGGCGGCGCTCGCGGGTCTCGGCGTCCTCTGCACGGCGGTGGCCTTCGTCGGCTTCCTGGAACTGATCAGGGAGATAGGCCCCACCCGCTCGACGGTCATCACCTACGTGAATCCGGCGGTCGCGGTGGCGGCAGGAGCCCTTTTCCTGAACGAGCGCCTGACGGCCGGCATCCTCGCCGCGTTCGCGCTGATCCTGGCGGGCTCCGTCCTGGCGACGGCGTCGAGCCCGAAGCGCGACGCGGCCC includes:
- the yaaA gene encoding peroxide stress protein YaaA, with the protein product MLVLLPPSEGKASSGRGAPLKPEALSLPGLGAAREAVLDELVELCAADEEKAREVLGLSEGLRGEIAKNTRLRTAGARPAGEIYTGVLYDSLGLASLDAAAKRRAARSILVFSGLWGAVRVTDRIPSYRCSMGVRLPGLGPLGAHWRTPMESALTEAAAGGLVLDLRSAAYAAAWKPRGEVAARTASVRVLHAPTRKVVSHFNKATKGRIVRSLLTAGIAPKGPAELVEALRDLGYVVEEQAPARTGTARTLDVLVDEVH
- a CDS encoding DUF4260 family protein, which codes for MSTATTSTRISSRTGSRSNLRTGSGFRSVRRAAWLANAVFWSAFAVLESVNHGWLAGGLALVFLILPDLMFLIGLGDAPRMAKGQLPPRAVPYYNTMHRAVVPLALMVLYTFGPFVAWPPLFAALCGWLAHISYDRAFGYGLRTKEGFQGD
- a CDS encoding TetR/AcrR family transcriptional regulator — its product is MTERLTPRAREIAAAARTLLEDSGPAALTMRALADHLGIKAPSLYKHFPDKHAVEVELVAQMLQESAAALEAAQTREPGSLPALAQAYRAYALAHPHLYCLATERPLPRAALPTGLEDRAAMPLLLACDGDLDLARAIWAFAHGMVVLEIHGRFPDDADLPAAWTRGLKALQR
- a CDS encoding AraC family transcriptional regulator, producing MGREQASWTRARLGRHGPPLDLLTARFERHVYAPHAHEEFTVGVCVGGSEIIDYRGGHIRTGPGSVVVLAPGETHTGGPGDAVGGYAYRALYAGPALLTEGTLGGVPHFREPLLDDPELATALRRAHTDLSACPDPLEAESRLPWLLTALARRHSTARPVCDAIPGAEHIARAVRARLADELLAPPSLADLATDLGLSRYQLLRAFRTTTGMPPYAWLAQHRVARARGLLESGLRPAEVAGLVGFADQAHLTRWFRRVLGVTPAAYRNSVQDT